Proteins encoded together in one Cyprinus carpio isolate SPL01 chromosome B14, ASM1834038v1, whole genome shotgun sequence window:
- the stox2b gene encoding storkhead-box protein 2 isoform X6, which yields MSPISQSQFIPLGEILCLAISAMNSARKTVTQETLIEHLATCFPGVPTPSMEILRHTLNMLVRERKIYPTPEGYFIVTQQTYFITPSLIRTNSKWYHLDERIPERMQQQQPCTSPHSSTMTPSTSGCVRERPHPKNHSDSYNNSYREDIPSTHTSTLQRRSKEHKESSPVSPTPQQQPSEKSKSSLSFPFKTETNSKHKDGSSSSGEKQSKKFGLKLFRLSFKKDKTKHLATFSAQFPPEEWPLRDEETPSTVPREVEMEIIRRINPDLTVENLARHTAVMKRLEEEKAQRNKANSSAQQSARSKRSRSHRKAQQGKASRSHSKTRASRGDPSEGSNLDITYDRDYRFYSSSLVRSPRETMMSMERNRGKYMVHSNPNIVESHFTTAPEWDVSGELAKRRTEMPFPEPSRAQSHSKVHRSHSHTQERKSRNERSDKAKERSRSMDNSKGPLGGPYLGGPEDFECSPDDRSRYYTDDGTLRASAQATHYSRIMLSAARLHSDVCVPDVGRGSSEDAVLYRTLEKSKSRDSLPAYNDLKTCSPKTPVDDYFQCTAANEVSLSAPPSLAKPSHDFTDSVWKGISSERLTPHLTPPHPIEYKEESAKGQSSISIASTNQTPEHLPNGRLLHQHNPDSGDLDKMPEVYSQETLFKPPDYVENSFSRPGTIGKSSHTKSTEVLETQEHFDKPLPLTVPPSSAQEQASCAETTFDYYNVSDDDSEETSHKNRVEEKVREEGGTMQWLLEREKERDLQRKFEKNLTFLSPKEGESNNSQKSVHSTRLDSMDSSSVTVDSGFNSPRTRESLASNTSSNVENSRRQNMALSPGHIGTKRPPPPYQPPSFRTIREPPANRTEKQASITSV from the exons ATGTCTCCCATCAGCCAATCCCAGTTCATCCCACTGGGAGAAATCCTGTGCCTGGCCATTTCTGCCATGAACTCCGCTCGTAAGACTGTCACACAAGAGACTCTCATCGAACACCTAGCAACATGCTTCCCAG GCGTCCCCACTCCAAGTATGGAGATCCTACGGCATACGCTCAACATGCTGGTCCGAGAGCGGAAGATCTATCCCACCCCAGAGGGTTATTTCATTGTTACCCAGCAGACATACTTCATCACGCCTTCCCTCATTAGGACTAACAGCAAGTGGTACCACCTGGACGAGAGGATACCGGAACGCATGCAGCAGCAGCAACCGTGTACCTCTCCTCACTCGAGTACCATGACACCCTCCACTTCAGGATGTGTCCGGGAAAGACCTCACCCCAAGAACCACAGTGACTCCTACAACAACAGCTACCGGGAGGACATCCCTAGTACGCATACCTCAACCTTACAGAGAAGGTCTAAGGAGCATAAAGAGTCTTCTCCTGTGTCTCCGACCCCTCAGCAGCAGCCATCAGAGAAGAGTAAGAGTTCGCTTAGTTTTCCATTTAAAACGGAGACGAACAGTAAACACAAAGACGGAAGCAGCAGCAGCGGGGAGAAGCAGTCTAAGAAGTTCGGCCTGAAGCTGTTCAGGTTGAGCTTCAAGAAGGACAAGACGAAACATCTAGCCACATTTTCAGCCCAGTTCCCACCTGAGGAGTGGCCACTGCGGGATGAGGAAACACCCAGTACTGTTCCTAGAGAGGTGGAGATGGAGATCATCCGTCGGATCAACCCAGATCTCACGGTGGAGAACCTTGCTCGCCACACAGCTGTAATGAAGCGATTGGAGGAGGAGAAGGCACAGCGGAACAAAGCCAACTCCTCGGCTCAGCAGAGCGCCCGCAGCAAGAGGAGCCGCAGCCATCGAAAGGCCCAGCAGGGCAAGGCCTCGCGTTCCCATAGCAAAACACGTGCATCCAGGGGGGATCCGTCTGAAGGATCCAATCTGGACATAACCTATGATAGGGATTACAGATTCTACAGCTCCTCATTGGTACGTTCTCCACGCGAAACCATGATGTCCATGGAGCGGAATAGGGGGAAGTATATGGTTCACAGCAACCCCAATATTGTGGAGTCCCACTTTACCACCGCTCCAGAGTGGGATGTTTCTGGGGAACTGGCAAAGCGGCGGACAGAAATGCCATTCCCAGAACCTTCTAGGGCACAGTCACATTCCAAAGTCCACCGAAGTCATAGTCATACGCAAGAGAGAAAGTCACGAAATGAGAGGTCGGACAAGGCCAAAGAAAGGTCACGTTCCATGGACAACTCAAAGGGACCACTAGGTGGTCCATACTTGGGAGGCCCAGAGGACTTTGAGTGTAGTCCCGATGACAGGAGTCGGTACTACACTGACGATGGTACTTTGAGGGCATCTGCGCAGGCGACCCACTATTCCCGCATCATGCTCTCTGCTGCTAGATTACACTCTGATGTTTGTGTGCCTGATGTTGGAAGAGGATCCTCAGAGGATGCTGTACTTTACCGGACGCTGGAGAAGAGTAAAAGCAGGGATAGTCTTCCTGCTTACAATGACCTGAAGACTTGCTCTCCCAAAACACCAGTAGACGACTATTTCCAGTGCACTGCAGCAAATGAAGTCTCTCTCTCTGCCCCACCTTCTCTTGCAAAACCCAGCCATGACTTTACAGATAGTGTCTGGAAGGGAATCTCATCGGAGCGACTGACCCCTCATCTTACGCCACCTCACCCTATAGAATATAAAGAGGAGTCAGCAAAGGGACAAAGTAGCATTTCTATAGCATCAACGAACCAAACCCCTGAGCACCTCCCCAATGGACGATTGTTGCACCAACACAATCCCGACTCAGGTGACTTGGACAAAATGCCAGAGGTTTACAGCCAAGAGACTTTGTTCAAACCTCCAGACTATGTGGAGAATAGCTTCTCAAGACCAGGTACGATAGGTAAGTCCTCTCACACCAAGTCAACAGAGGTCCTGGAGACTCAGGAGCATTTTGATAAACCTCTACCACTGACCGTGCCACCATCCTCGGCTCAGGAGCAGGCTTCATGCGCAGAAACCACCTTCGACTATTATAACGTGTCAGATGATGACTCTGAGGAGACTAGTCATAAGAACCGGGTGGAGGAGAAAGTCCGAGAAGAGGGAGGGACAATGCAATGGCTGCTGGAACGGGAGAAAGAGCGGGATTTGCAACGGAAGTTTGAGAAGAACCTTACCTTTCTAAGTCCCAAGGAAGGTGAGAGCAACAACAGCCAAAAATCAGTCCATTCTACCCGATTGGACAGTATGGACTCCAGCAGTGTGACTGTGGACAGTGGATTTAATTCCCCACG CACGCGGGAAAGCCTTGCATCGAACACCTCGAGTAATGTGGAAAATAGCAGGCGACAGAATATGGCTTTGAGTCCAGGACACATTGGCACCAAAAGACCCCCGCCGCCCTACCAGCCCCCCAGCTTCCGCACCATCCGTGAGCCGCCCGCAAACCGCACGGAGAAGCAGGCCTCCATCACCAGCGTGTAG
- the stox2b gene encoding storkhead-box protein 2 isoform X4 — protein MFGLQCVYYTGSVVTSDWAAGPQSQSGGWSSFLEGEGDVSPISMSPISQSQFIPLGEILCLAISAMNSARKTVTQETLIEHLATCFPGVPTPSMEILRHTLNMLVRERKIYPTPEGYFIVTQQTYFITPSLIRTNSKWYHLDERIPERMQQQQPCTSPHSSTMTPSTSGCVRERPHPKNHSDSYNNSYREDIPSTHTSTLQRRSKEHKESSPVSPTPQQQPSEKSKSSLSFPFKTETNSKHKDGSSSSGEKQSKKFGLKLFRLSFKKDKTKHLATFSAQFPPEEWPLRDEETPSTVPREVEMEIIRRINPDLTVENLARHTAVMKRLEEEKAQRNKANSSAQQSARSKRSRSHRKAQQGKASRSHSKTRASRGDPSEGSNLDITYDRDYRFYSSSLVRSPRETMMSMERNRGKYMVHSNPNIVESHFTTAPEWDVSGELAKRRTEMPFPEPSRAQSHSKVHRSHSHTQERKSRNERSDKAKERSRSMDNSKGPLGGPYLGGPEDFECSPDDRSRYYTDDGTLRASAQATHYSRIMLSAARLHSDVCVPDVGRGSSEDAVLYRTLEKSKSRDSLPAYNDLKTCSPKTPVDDYFQCTAANEVSLSAPPSLAKPSHDFTDSVWKGISSERLTPHLTPPHPIEYKEESAKGQSSISIASTNQTPEHLPNGRLLHQHNPDSGDLDKMPEVYSQETLFKPPDYVENSFSRPGTIGKSSHTKSTEVLETQEHFDKPLPLTVPPSSAQEQASCAETTFDYYNVSDDDSEETSHKNRVEEKVREEGGTMQWLLEREKERDLQRKFEKNLTFLSPKEGESNNSQKSVHSTRLDSMDSSSVTVDSGFNSPRTRESLASNTSSNVENSRRQNMALSPGHIGTKRPPPPYQPPSFRTIREPPANRTEKQASITSV, from the exons ATGTTTGGACTGCAGTGTGTTTACTATACAGGGTCTGTGGTCACGAGTGACTGGGCCGCAGGACCGCAGTCCCAGTCGGGCGGTTGGAGCTCCTTCCTGGAAGGAGAAG GTGATGTGTCTCCCATCAGCATGTCTCCCATCAGCCAATCCCAGTTCATCCCACTGGGAGAAATCCTGTGCCTGGCCATTTCTGCCATGAACTCCGCTCGTAAGACTGTCACACAAGAGACTCTCATCGAACACCTAGCAACATGCTTCCCAG GCGTCCCCACTCCAAGTATGGAGATCCTACGGCATACGCTCAACATGCTGGTCCGAGAGCGGAAGATCTATCCCACCCCAGAGGGTTATTTCATTGTTACCCAGCAGACATACTTCATCACGCCTTCCCTCATTAGGACTAACAGCAAGTGGTACCACCTGGACGAGAGGATACCGGAACGCATGCAGCAGCAGCAACCGTGTACCTCTCCTCACTCGAGTACCATGACACCCTCCACTTCAGGATGTGTCCGGGAAAGACCTCACCCCAAGAACCACAGTGACTCCTACAACAACAGCTACCGGGAGGACATCCCTAGTACGCATACCTCAACCTTACAGAGAAGGTCTAAGGAGCATAAAGAGTCTTCTCCTGTGTCTCCGACCCCTCAGCAGCAGCCATCAGAGAAGAGTAAGAGTTCGCTTAGTTTTCCATTTAAAACGGAGACGAACAGTAAACACAAAGACGGAAGCAGCAGCAGCGGGGAGAAGCAGTCTAAGAAGTTCGGCCTGAAGCTGTTCAGGTTGAGCTTCAAGAAGGACAAGACGAAACATCTAGCCACATTTTCAGCCCAGTTCCCACCTGAGGAGTGGCCACTGCGGGATGAGGAAACACCCAGTACTGTTCCTAGAGAGGTGGAGATGGAGATCATCCGTCGGATCAACCCAGATCTCACGGTGGAGAACCTTGCTCGCCACACAGCTGTAATGAAGCGATTGGAGGAGGAGAAGGCACAGCGGAACAAAGCCAACTCCTCGGCTCAGCAGAGCGCCCGCAGCAAGAGGAGCCGCAGCCATCGAAAGGCCCAGCAGGGCAAGGCCTCGCGTTCCCATAGCAAAACACGTGCATCCAGGGGGGATCCGTCTGAAGGATCCAATCTGGACATAACCTATGATAGGGATTACAGATTCTACAGCTCCTCATTGGTACGTTCTCCACGCGAAACCATGATGTCCATGGAGCGGAATAGGGGGAAGTATATGGTTCACAGCAACCCCAATATTGTGGAGTCCCACTTTACCACCGCTCCAGAGTGGGATGTTTCTGGGGAACTGGCAAAGCGGCGGACAGAAATGCCATTCCCAGAACCTTCTAGGGCACAGTCACATTCCAAAGTCCACCGAAGTCATAGTCATACGCAAGAGAGAAAGTCACGAAATGAGAGGTCGGACAAGGCCAAAGAAAGGTCACGTTCCATGGACAACTCAAAGGGACCACTAGGTGGTCCATACTTGGGAGGCCCAGAGGACTTTGAGTGTAGTCCCGATGACAGGAGTCGGTACTACACTGACGATGGTACTTTGAGGGCATCTGCGCAGGCGACCCACTATTCCCGCATCATGCTCTCTGCTGCTAGATTACACTCTGATGTTTGTGTGCCTGATGTTGGAAGAGGATCCTCAGAGGATGCTGTACTTTACCGGACGCTGGAGAAGAGTAAAAGCAGGGATAGTCTTCCTGCTTACAATGACCTGAAGACTTGCTCTCCCAAAACACCAGTAGACGACTATTTCCAGTGCACTGCAGCAAATGAAGTCTCTCTCTCTGCCCCACCTTCTCTTGCAAAACCCAGCCATGACTTTACAGATAGTGTCTGGAAGGGAATCTCATCGGAGCGACTGACCCCTCATCTTACGCCACCTCACCCTATAGAATATAAAGAGGAGTCAGCAAAGGGACAAAGTAGCATTTCTATAGCATCAACGAACCAAACCCCTGAGCACCTCCCCAATGGACGATTGTTGCACCAACACAATCCCGACTCAGGTGACTTGGACAAAATGCCAGAGGTTTACAGCCAAGAGACTTTGTTCAAACCTCCAGACTATGTGGAGAATAGCTTCTCAAGACCAGGTACGATAGGTAAGTCCTCTCACACCAAGTCAACAGAGGTCCTGGAGACTCAGGAGCATTTTGATAAACCTCTACCACTGACCGTGCCACCATCCTCGGCTCAGGAGCAGGCTTCATGCGCAGAAACCACCTTCGACTATTATAACGTGTCAGATGATGACTCTGAGGAGACTAGTCATAAGAACCGGGTGGAGGAGAAAGTCCGAGAAGAGGGAGGGACAATGCAATGGCTGCTGGAACGGGAGAAAGAGCGGGATTTGCAACGGAAGTTTGAGAAGAACCTTACCTTTCTAAGTCCCAAGGAAGGTGAGAGCAACAACAGCCAAAAATCAGTCCATTCTACCCGATTGGACAGTATGGACTCCAGCAGTGTGACTGTGGACAGTGGATTTAATTCCCCACG CACGCGGGAAAGCCTTGCATCGAACACCTCGAGTAATGTGGAAAATAGCAGGCGACAGAATATGGCTTTGAGTCCAGGACACATTGGCACCAAAAGACCCCCGCCGCCCTACCAGCCCCCCAGCTTCCGCACCATCCGTGAGCCGCCCGCAAACCGCACGGAGAAGCAGGCCTCCATCACCAGCGTGTAG
- the stox2b gene encoding storkhead-box protein 2 isoform X2 encodes MKKTRSTTLRRAWPSSEFSDRASDRTRSRSEKDYRLHKHYPKHFISHCPQGFMITGDVSPISMSPISQSQFIPLGEILCLAISAMNSARKTVTQETLIEHLATCFPGVPTPSMEILRHTLNMLVRERKIYPTPEGYFIVTQQTYFITPSLIRTNSKWYHLDERIPERMQQQQPCTSPHSSTMTPSTSGCVRERPHPKNHSDSYNNSYREDIPSTHTSTLQRRSKEHKESSPVSPTPQQQPSEKSKSSLSFPFKTETNSKHKDGSSSSGEKQSKKFGLKLFRLSFKKDKTKHLATFSAQFPPEEWPLRDEETPSTVPREVEMEIIRRINPDLTVENLARHTAVMKRLEEEKAQRNKANSSAQQSARSKRSRSHRKAQQGKASRSHSKTRASRGDPSEGSNLDITYDRDYRFYSSSLVRSPRETMMSMERNRGKYMVHSNPNIVESHFTTAPEWDVSGELAKRRTEMPFPEPSRAQSHSKVHRSHSHTQERKSRNERSDKAKERSRSMDNSKGPLGGPYLGGPEDFECSPDDRSRYYTDDGTLRASAQATHYSRIMLSAARLHSDVCVPDVGRGSSEDAVLYRTLEKSKSRDSLPAYNDLKTCSPKTPVDDYFQCTAANEVSLSAPPSLAKPSHDFTDSVWKGISSERLTPHLTPPHPIEYKEESAKGQSSISIASTNQTPEHLPNGRLLHQHNPDSGDLDKMPEVYSQETLFKPPDYVENSFSRPGTIGKSSHTKSTEVLETQEHFDKPLPLTVPPSSAQEQASCAETTFDYYNVSDDDSEETSHKNRVEEKVREEGGTMQWLLEREKERDLQRKFEKNLTFLSPKEGESNNSQKSVHSTRLDSMDSSSVTVDSGFNSPRTRESLASNTSSNVENSRRQNMALSPGHIGTKRPPPPYQPPSFRTIREPPANRTEKQASITSV; translated from the exons GTGATGTGTCTCCCATCAGCATGTCTCCCATCAGCCAATCCCAGTTCATCCCACTGGGAGAAATCCTGTGCCTGGCCATTTCTGCCATGAACTCCGCTCGTAAGACTGTCACACAAGAGACTCTCATCGAACACCTAGCAACATGCTTCCCAG GCGTCCCCACTCCAAGTATGGAGATCCTACGGCATACGCTCAACATGCTGGTCCGAGAGCGGAAGATCTATCCCACCCCAGAGGGTTATTTCATTGTTACCCAGCAGACATACTTCATCACGCCTTCCCTCATTAGGACTAACAGCAAGTGGTACCACCTGGACGAGAGGATACCGGAACGCATGCAGCAGCAGCAACCGTGTACCTCTCCTCACTCGAGTACCATGACACCCTCCACTTCAGGATGTGTCCGGGAAAGACCTCACCCCAAGAACCACAGTGACTCCTACAACAACAGCTACCGGGAGGACATCCCTAGTACGCATACCTCAACCTTACAGAGAAGGTCTAAGGAGCATAAAGAGTCTTCTCCTGTGTCTCCGACCCCTCAGCAGCAGCCATCAGAGAAGAGTAAGAGTTCGCTTAGTTTTCCATTTAAAACGGAGACGAACAGTAAACACAAAGACGGAAGCAGCAGCAGCGGGGAGAAGCAGTCTAAGAAGTTCGGCCTGAAGCTGTTCAGGTTGAGCTTCAAGAAGGACAAGACGAAACATCTAGCCACATTTTCAGCCCAGTTCCCACCTGAGGAGTGGCCACTGCGGGATGAGGAAACACCCAGTACTGTTCCTAGAGAGGTGGAGATGGAGATCATCCGTCGGATCAACCCAGATCTCACGGTGGAGAACCTTGCTCGCCACACAGCTGTAATGAAGCGATTGGAGGAGGAGAAGGCACAGCGGAACAAAGCCAACTCCTCGGCTCAGCAGAGCGCCCGCAGCAAGAGGAGCCGCAGCCATCGAAAGGCCCAGCAGGGCAAGGCCTCGCGTTCCCATAGCAAAACACGTGCATCCAGGGGGGATCCGTCTGAAGGATCCAATCTGGACATAACCTATGATAGGGATTACAGATTCTACAGCTCCTCATTGGTACGTTCTCCACGCGAAACCATGATGTCCATGGAGCGGAATAGGGGGAAGTATATGGTTCACAGCAACCCCAATATTGTGGAGTCCCACTTTACCACCGCTCCAGAGTGGGATGTTTCTGGGGAACTGGCAAAGCGGCGGACAGAAATGCCATTCCCAGAACCTTCTAGGGCACAGTCACATTCCAAAGTCCACCGAAGTCATAGTCATACGCAAGAGAGAAAGTCACGAAATGAGAGGTCGGACAAGGCCAAAGAAAGGTCACGTTCCATGGACAACTCAAAGGGACCACTAGGTGGTCCATACTTGGGAGGCCCAGAGGACTTTGAGTGTAGTCCCGATGACAGGAGTCGGTACTACACTGACGATGGTACTTTGAGGGCATCTGCGCAGGCGACCCACTATTCCCGCATCATGCTCTCTGCTGCTAGATTACACTCTGATGTTTGTGTGCCTGATGTTGGAAGAGGATCCTCAGAGGATGCTGTACTTTACCGGACGCTGGAGAAGAGTAAAAGCAGGGATAGTCTTCCTGCTTACAATGACCTGAAGACTTGCTCTCCCAAAACACCAGTAGACGACTATTTCCAGTGCACTGCAGCAAATGAAGTCTCTCTCTCTGCCCCACCTTCTCTTGCAAAACCCAGCCATGACTTTACAGATAGTGTCTGGAAGGGAATCTCATCGGAGCGACTGACCCCTCATCTTACGCCACCTCACCCTATAGAATATAAAGAGGAGTCAGCAAAGGGACAAAGTAGCATTTCTATAGCATCAACGAACCAAACCCCTGAGCACCTCCCCAATGGACGATTGTTGCACCAACACAATCCCGACTCAGGTGACTTGGACAAAATGCCAGAGGTTTACAGCCAAGAGACTTTGTTCAAACCTCCAGACTATGTGGAGAATAGCTTCTCAAGACCAGGTACGATAGGTAAGTCCTCTCACACCAAGTCAACAGAGGTCCTGGAGACTCAGGAGCATTTTGATAAACCTCTACCACTGACCGTGCCACCATCCTCGGCTCAGGAGCAGGCTTCATGCGCAGAAACCACCTTCGACTATTATAACGTGTCAGATGATGACTCTGAGGAGACTAGTCATAAGAACCGGGTGGAGGAGAAAGTCCGAGAAGAGGGAGGGACAATGCAATGGCTGCTGGAACGGGAGAAAGAGCGGGATTTGCAACGGAAGTTTGAGAAGAACCTTACCTTTCTAAGTCCCAAGGAAGGTGAGAGCAACAACAGCCAAAAATCAGTCCATTCTACCCGATTGGACAGTATGGACTCCAGCAGTGTGACTGTGGACAGTGGATTTAATTCCCCACG CACGCGGGAAAGCCTTGCATCGAACACCTCGAGTAATGTGGAAAATAGCAGGCGACAGAATATGGCTTTGAGTCCAGGACACATTGGCACCAAAAGACCCCCGCCGCCCTACCAGCCCCCCAGCTTCCGCACCATCCGTGAGCCGCCCGCAAACCGCACGGAGAAGCAGGCCTCCATCACCAGCGTGTAG
- the stox2b gene encoding storkhead-box protein 2 isoform X5, whose translation MPVVGFLFFLGPYQSFFLVSKEPVCFNGDVSPISMSPISQSQFIPLGEILCLAISAMNSARKTVTQETLIEHLATCFPGVPTPSMEILRHTLNMLVRERKIYPTPEGYFIVTQQTYFITPSLIRTNSKWYHLDERIPERMQQQQPCTSPHSSTMTPSTSGCVRERPHPKNHSDSYNNSYREDIPSTHTSTLQRRSKEHKESSPVSPTPQQQPSEKSKSSLSFPFKTETNSKHKDGSSSSGEKQSKKFGLKLFRLSFKKDKTKHLATFSAQFPPEEWPLRDEETPSTVPREVEMEIIRRINPDLTVENLARHTAVMKRLEEEKAQRNKANSSAQQSARSKRSRSHRKAQQGKASRSHSKTRASRGDPSEGSNLDITYDRDYRFYSSSLVRSPRETMMSMERNRGKYMVHSNPNIVESHFTTAPEWDVSGELAKRRTEMPFPEPSRAQSHSKVHRSHSHTQERKSRNERSDKAKERSRSMDNSKGPLGGPYLGGPEDFECSPDDRSRYYTDDGTLRASAQATHYSRIMLSAARLHSDVCVPDVGRGSSEDAVLYRTLEKSKSRDSLPAYNDLKTCSPKTPVDDYFQCTAANEVSLSAPPSLAKPSHDFTDSVWKGISSERLTPHLTPPHPIEYKEESAKGQSSISIASTNQTPEHLPNGRLLHQHNPDSGDLDKMPEVYSQETLFKPPDYVENSFSRPGTIGKSSHTKSTEVLETQEHFDKPLPLTVPPSSAQEQASCAETTFDYYNVSDDDSEETSHKNRVEEKVREEGGTMQWLLEREKERDLQRKFEKNLTFLSPKEGESNNSQKSVHSTRLDSMDSSSVTVDSGFNSPRTRESLASNTSSNVENSRRQNMALSPGHIGTKRPPPPYQPPSFRTIREPPANRTEKQASITSV comes from the exons ATGCCTGTTGttggttttctcttttttttagggCCATATCAGAGTTTCTTTTTGGTAAGCAAAGAACCAGTCTGTTTTAATG GTGATGTGTCTCCCATCAGCATGTCTCCCATCAGCCAATCCCAGTTCATCCCACTGGGAGAAATCCTGTGCCTGGCCATTTCTGCCATGAACTCCGCTCGTAAGACTGTCACACAAGAGACTCTCATCGAACACCTAGCAACATGCTTCCCAG GCGTCCCCACTCCAAGTATGGAGATCCTACGGCATACGCTCAACATGCTGGTCCGAGAGCGGAAGATCTATCCCACCCCAGAGGGTTATTTCATTGTTACCCAGCAGACATACTTCATCACGCCTTCCCTCATTAGGACTAACAGCAAGTGGTACCACCTGGACGAGAGGATACCGGAACGCATGCAGCAGCAGCAACCGTGTACCTCTCCTCACTCGAGTACCATGACACCCTCCACTTCAGGATGTGTCCGGGAAAGACCTCACCCCAAGAACCACAGTGACTCCTACAACAACAGCTACCGGGAGGACATCCCTAGTACGCATACCTCAACCTTACAGAGAAGGTCTAAGGAGCATAAAGAGTCTTCTCCTGTGTCTCCGACCCCTCAGCAGCAGCCATCAGAGAAGAGTAAGAGTTCGCTTAGTTTTCCATTTAAAACGGAGACGAACAGTAAACACAAAGACGGAAGCAGCAGCAGCGGGGAGAAGCAGTCTAAGAAGTTCGGCCTGAAGCTGTTCAGGTTGAGCTTCAAGAAGGACAAGACGAAACATCTAGCCACATTTTCAGCCCAGTTCCCACCTGAGGAGTGGCCACTGCGGGATGAGGAAACACCCAGTACTGTTCCTAGAGAGGTGGAGATGGAGATCATCCGTCGGATCAACCCAGATCTCACGGTGGAGAACCTTGCTCGCCACACAGCTGTAATGAAGCGATTGGAGGAGGAGAAGGCACAGCGGAACAAAGCCAACTCCTCGGCTCAGCAGAGCGCCCGCAGCAAGAGGAGCCGCAGCCATCGAAAGGCCCAGCAGGGCAAGGCCTCGCGTTCCCATAGCAAAACACGTGCATCCAGGGGGGATCCGTCTGAAGGATCCAATCTGGACATAACCTATGATAGGGATTACAGATTCTACAGCTCCTCATTGGTACGTTCTCCACGCGAAACCATGATGTCCATGGAGCGGAATAGGGGGAAGTATATGGTTCACAGCAACCCCAATATTGTGGAGTCCCACTTTACCACCGCTCCAGAGTGGGATGTTTCTGGGGAACTGGCAAAGCGGCGGACAGAAATGCCATTCCCAGAACCTTCTAGGGCACAGTCACATTCCAAAGTCCACCGAAGTCATAGTCATACGCAAGAGAGAAAGTCACGAAATGAGAGGTCGGACAAGGCCAAAGAAAGGTCACGTTCCATGGACAACTCAAAGGGACCACTAGGTGGTCCATACTTGGGAGGCCCAGAGGACTTTGAGTGTAGTCCCGATGACAGGAGTCGGTACTACACTGACGATGGTACTTTGAGGGCATCTGCGCAGGCGACCCACTATTCCCGCATCATGCTCTCTGCTGCTAGATTACACTCTGATGTTTGTGTGCCTGATGTTGGAAGAGGATCCTCAGAGGATGCTGTACTTTACCGGACGCTGGAGAAGAGTAAAAGCAGGGATAGTCTTCCTGCTTACAATGACCTGAAGACTTGCTCTCCCAAAACACCAGTAGACGACTATTTCCAGTGCACTGCAGCAAATGAAGTCTCTCTCTCTGCCCCACCTTCTCTTGCAAAACCCAGCCATGACTTTACAGATAGTGTCTGGAAGGGAATCTCATCGGAGCGACTGACCCCTCATCTTACGCCACCTCACCCTATAGAATATAAAGAGGAGTCAGCAAAGGGACAAAGTAGCATTTCTATAGCATCAACGAACCAAACCCCTGAGCACCTCCCCAATGGACGATTGTTGCACCAACACAATCCCGACTCAGGTGACTTGGACAAAATGCCAGAGGTTTACAGCCAAGAGACTTTGTTCAAACCTCCAGACTATGTGGAGAATAGCTTCTCAAGACCAGGTACGATAGGTAAGTCCTCTCACACCAAGTCAACAGAGGTCCTGGAGACTCAGGAGCATTTTGATAAACCTCTACCACTGACCGTGCCACCATCCTCGGCTCAGGAGCAGGCTTCATGCGCAGAAACCACCTTCGACTATTATAACGTGTCAGATGATGACTCTGAGGAGACTAGTCATAAGAACCGGGTGGAGGAGAAAGTCCGAGAAGAGGGAGGGACAATGCAATGGCTGCTGGAACGGGAGAAAGAGCGGGATTTGCAACGGAAGTTTGAGAAGAACCTTACCTTTCTAAGTCCCAAGGAAGGTGAGAGCAACAACAGCCAAAAATCAGTCCATTCTACCCGATTGGACAGTATGGACTCCAGCAGTGTGACTGTGGACAGTGGATTTAATTCCCCACG CACGCGGGAAAGCCTTGCATCGAACACCTCGAGTAATGTGGAAAATAGCAGGCGACAGAATATGGCTTTGAGTCCAGGACACATTGGCACCAAAAGACCCCCGCCGCCCTACCAGCCCCCCAGCTTCCGCACCATCCGTGAGCCGCCCGCAAACCGCACGGAGAAGCAGGCCTCCATCACCAGCGTGTAG